One window of Equus asinus isolate D_3611 breed Donkey chromosome 7, EquAss-T2T_v2, whole genome shotgun sequence genomic DNA carries:
- the GPR65 gene encoding psychosine receptor isoform X1, producing the protein MNSTCIEEQHDLDHYLFPIVYVIVVIVSIPANIGSLCVSFLQVKKENELGIYLFSLSLSDLLYTLTLPLWIDYTWNKDNWTFSPALCKVSAFFTYMNFYSSTAFLTCIAVDRYLAVVYPLKFFFLKTRRFAFMVSLFVWILETIFNAVILWEDETTIEYCDAEKSNFTLCYDKYPLEKWQIKLSLFRTCACYAIPLVIIMVCNLKVYQAVQHNRATENSEKKRIIKLLVSITLTFILCFTPFHVMLLIRCILERNANLDNNLFDHKSGKQSYKMYRITVALTSLNCVADPILYCFVTETGRSDMWNVLKFCTGRLNTSQRQRKRIPSVSTKDTVELDILE; encoded by the coding sequence atgaacagCACATGTATTGAAGAACAGCATGACCTGGATCACTATTTGTTTCCGATTGTCTACGTCATTGTGGTCATAGTCAGCATTCCAGCCAATATTGgatctctctgtgtgtcttttctgcaagtaaaaaaggaaaatgaattggGAATTTACCTCTTCAGTTTATCACTGTCAGATCTGCTGTATACATTAACTCTCCCTCTATGGATTGATTATACTTGGAATAAAGACAACTGGACTTTCTCTCCTGCCTTGTGCAAAGTGAGTGCCTTCTTCACGTACATGAACTTCTACAGCAGCACAGCATTCCTCACCTGCATTGCTGTCGATCGGTACTTAGCAGTCGTCTACCCTTTGAAGTtctttttcctaaaaacaagaaGATTTGCATTCATGGTCAGCCTATTCGTCTGGATCTTGGAAACCATCTTCAATGCTGTCATTCTCTGGGAAGATGAAACGACTATCGAATACTGTGATGCCGAAAAGTCTAATTTCACTTTATGCTATGACAAATACCCCTTGGAAAAATGGCAAATCAAACTCAGCTTGTTTAGGACGTGTGCATGCTATGCCATACCTCTGGTCATCATAATGGTTTGCAACCTGAAGGTCTACCAAGCTGTGCAGCATAATCGAGCCACggaaaacagtgaaaagaagagaatCATAAAACTACTTGTTAGTATCACATTGACTTTTATCTTGTGTTTTACTCCCTTTCATGTGATGTTGCTGATTCGCTGCATTCTAGAGCGGAATGCGAACTTAGACAACAATCTATTTGACCACAAGTCTGGGAAGCAGTCCTATAAGATGTATAGAATCACGGTTGCTTTAACAAGCTTAAATTGTGTTGCGGATCCAATTCTGTACTGTTTTGTGACTGAAACAGGAAGATCTGATATGTGGAATGTACTAAAATTCTGTACTGGGAGGCTTAACACatcacaaagacaaagaaaacgcATACCTTCTGTGTCTACAAAAGATACTGTAGAATTAGACATCCTGGAATAA